GTCGAAGGCGAGGCCGTGCTCGGTGGCGATCACGATCTCGCCGTCGACGACCGCGCGCTCGGGCAGGTGTGCACGAATCGGGTCGAGCAACTCCGGGAAGTACCGCGTGAGCGGCCGTTCGTTGCGGCTGCCGATCTCGACGTTCTCGCCGTCGCGGAACACGATGGCGCGGAAGCCGTCCCACTTCGGTTCATAGAGGAAGTTCCCGGTGGGGAGCTCGCGGGTGAGCTTGGCCAGCATCGGCGAGACGGGCGGCCGAACGGCGAGCGTCACGGTCAGTACGAGCGCGCGACGTAGGCCACGAGATCGGGTTCAGCCTCGGATCCGGGGACGGAGCCGTCGGCGCGCGTGAGGCACGCAACCTTGATGCCGCTCGTGGCAAGCTCCGCCTCGCCCTCGGTGCCGACGAGGTCCCACGCGATGCGGGCCCAGCCGGTCTCCGCGGCGACGCGCGCGTCGTCGAGCGAGTCGACGTCGGCCGTACGTGCGTCGCGTCGCGTCGTCGCTTCACCGAGCAACGCGGCTTGCTCGGCATCGAGCGCGCTCCGTACCGTGCCGACGATTCCCGCGAGGTCTACCGGCGCCTTCGCGCGCGAAGCACGTCGCACCATCGTGACCTCACCGTTGGCGAGGTCGCGTGGCCCGAGCTCGAGGCGGAGCGGCACGCCCTTGAGCTCCCATTCCGTGGCCCGGCGCCCCAGTGACACCTCGGTGCGGTCGTCGAGGTGCACCCGCACCCCGGCCGCAACCAGCTCGTCAGCCAGCGCGCGGCACCGTGCCATCACATCGGCATCGTCGCGCACCGCGAGCACGACGACCTGCACGTGCGCAAGCCGCGGGGGTACCCGGAGCCCGTCGTCGTCGCCGTGGGCCATGATCAGACCGCCGAGCATCCGGGTGGACACGCCCCACGACGTGGTCCATGCGGTCTGACGGGCGCCTTCGGCGTCGAGGAACTCGATCTCGAACACGCGCGCGAAGTTCTGCCCGAGCTCGTGGCTCGTGCCCATCTGCAATGCCTTGCCGTCGCCCATCATCGCTTCGCACGCGAGGGAGTTCACCGCGCCGGCGAAGCGTTCCTTCACCGTTTTCAGACCCACCACGACCGGCATCGCGAGCACGTT
The sequence above is drawn from the Acidimicrobiia bacterium genome and encodes:
- the proS gene encoding proline--tRNA ligase codes for the protein MPVLTPQADDFPRWYQDVLNKAELAENGPVRGTMVIRPYGYGLWERMQAEVDARIKACGAQNAYFPLFIPESYFHREAEHVEGFSPELAVVTVAGGKELDEPVVVRPTSETVIGEYMAKWLQSYRDLPLLLNQWSNVVRWELRPRIFLRTTEFLWQEGHTAHATREDARAYVERILHDVYEDFMVNVLAMPVVVGLKTVKERFAGAVNSLACEAMMGDGKALQMGTSHELGQNFARVFEIEFLDAEGARQTAWTTSWGVSTRMLGGLIMAHGDDDGLRVPPRLAHVQVVVLAVRDDADVMARCRALADELVAAGVRVHLDDRTEVSLGRRATEWELKGVPLRLELGPRDLANGEVTMVRRASRAKAPVDLAGIVGTVRSALDAEQAALLGEATTRRDARTADVDSLDDARVAAETGWARIAWDLVGTEGEAELATSGIKVACLTRADGSVPGSEAEPDLVAYVARSY